From Bacteroides uniformis:
CAGAACTCTCTGCCGTCAAGGCAAAGCGTGTACCAATCTGCACACCTTCCGCACCCAGCACCCGGGCAGCCAGCATGGCCTCACCCGTTGCAATGCCACCGGCGGCAATCAGCGGAAGTGTAGTAACTGCACGTACAGCTGGTATCAGGCACAGGGTGGTAGTCTCCTCCCTCCCATTGTGCCCACCGGCTTCGAAGCCTTCGGCAACTATTGCATCAACACCCGCCTCTTCTGCCTTCACGGCAAAACGCGAGGACGAAACAACATGCACCACCGTGATGCCACGCTCGTGCAACCAACCAGTCCATTTCTTCGGGCTGCCGGCAGATGTAAATACAATCTTCACTCCCTCGTCGGCCACAATCTGCATTATCTCTTCTATCTGGGGATACATCAAGGGAATATTCACACCAAAAGCATGATGCGTAGCCTCACGGCATTTCCTGATATGCTCCCGCAACGTTTCGGGATGCATCGAACCTGCGCCGAGCAAGCCCAGCCCTCCCGCATTGCTTACAGCAGCAGCAAGTCTCCAGCCGCTACACCACACCATACCACCTTGAATTATCGGATATCTTATTCCAAATAGAGAAGTCACTCTGTTCATTATTACTTTTTTTAAAGGTTTACTAATGAAAACAAGAAGAGGAGAAAGAAAGTCCAAAATTTGACAAAAAGTGATAAATTACTGTTGTTCCAAAACAGTTATCGAATCTCCATACGCCTTCAATACTTCCAGCGTACGGGCACGGCGCTTGCGGCCTTTGAAATTCCAAAACTCACGGGTAAAAGGTGTCATCAGGTCTAAACCGGAAATTCCACCGCCACTGGCACCCTGCCAACCGCCCACAGCCATATTATTGGCCCGCTCCGTCACCCGGTAACGCAAACCGGTTGCTTCAATCTGCTCCACCGTCTCACGCGGACCGGCATCAAACGGATGTTTAGCCCAGTTCGTAGGAATCATCAGAATCTTAAGCGCATAGAATTCATCTCCTCGCCAAGTATCCTTGTCTACCTTGATTTTTTTCTGATAAATGGGGTCCCAATTATATTTGGTATTGGCTGTATAAGGACGTAAGGTAAGCACCACTTTTTTCTCGGGCGCTTTCGGCATGACGGGCAATGAATTATCAAAATCCATCCACGACTTGTCCATCACCGCTTTCGGAGTACCCAGAGAATTGTTCATTTCCAATTCCTGCAATACCTCCGGATTCAGTTTTACCTCCCCCTCGCCCTTCAGCAACCGGTTCAGCCTCAACGAGTCCTGAGGGGTCCAGTTTTGGGCATAACAAGGGAAGGCTACTGCACAGAGCAGCCCCATTACAAGTATAAATCTCTTCACCTGACAGTTTGATTACTTAATACCTAATCCTTAATCCCTAAAAACAGGTCACCACCACATATATCCGCTGCCACAAAGCGGTTCGTCATAGCAGGGATCAATCGTCCACATAGTCCGTGGATACTTACGGGTTTCCCACCAGCGGCGGTAGCGCGAAGCGGCATCCAGCACCTCTTCGTCCGAAAGGAAATAGATACCTTCATAATTCTCCGCATCCGTATGTACCATCTTGCATCCCATCGAAGCATTGTTCCCGAGACGGATAGTCTCTACCGTCCACAGGATGCATTCGCCCAAACGCAGCTTGCCACCTGCCGAATAGGATACCGGAGCCAGGGGGAAAGAGGGAATGACCGTCAAGTCCTCGGCATACTTCAGCAATTCCTCTATATCTTCGGAAGTGAACTTGGGCATGTTACTCAATCCATCCGGACTTTGGGTAGAATATTTGCCAGCCTTCAACTGCTTGACAAACAAGTCTACATCCGGATGGTTGTAGTCCAACGTTTCTTTGCTGCAAGAGCTCAAAGAGAGAACAGAAAGAGTAAAGAATACGAGCAGCATAGTCTGCCCGAATATATGTAATTTATTGTATAGAGTCTTCATATTTGTATGGTATTTAAGATTAATAAGTCATGCGCACGCCGCACAACAGATTCAGATTGGTGGGCCGTTCCGTACGCAAGGTTCTTGTCTGCGAGTCCGTATCGAAATGATGGGATACAGACGGCTCTGCAAACAAGGCAAAACGGTTGTTCATTTTATAGCGTACCCCTACTCCGGCAGCAACCGACAACTGTACCGGCTCTGCACCGAAACCATTGTCCGGAGCACCTGCAATGCATTTCTCGGCTGCTCCACCTACCATAGCATAGAAATCCACTTTCGGCGTACTGGCCAGCATCATGTTCAGCCTTACCGGAATTCCCAGCGTATGCAACGTATGGTCACCATCCAAGCAATTATACTGAAGACCGGCTTCCAAGGAGAAATGCTTGTTCAAACAACGTTCCACGCTTACCCCGACCGTGAACGGCATATGGAAATTCCCTTTCGGCAGGGAAGTGCCGATGCCTGCTTTCAATGCCCAATTACGGGGCTTAGATGGCGATACAGCCACAGACTTTGCCGGTTCTTCCTCAGAAGATGGCAGCATTCTATCTATATCAGCATCCTTATGGCCAGGATTTGAATGGTAGTTCCCGTTTCCGGCCGGAGTTCCGTTACTGTAATAACCGTTTCCCGGCTGCTGCTGGTTTCCGTACACCCGTTGGGTAATCCGGATGGAAACATGGACAGACATGGATTCATCCTCATCGGCCTGCGCCGTCAATCCTGCCGGAATGCCGTTGGCGGGATGCTGTGTACCGGACTTTTGTGCCATGGGGTTGGCCTGATGAATAGAGGGAAAACTTTCCTGCACCACATCCCCGTTCAAGTTACCTTCCGGCGTCATGGCCGCCACTTGTGTAAAGGCCTCCTTGATTTCCTCTTTCGGAGAGAAATACCAGAAAGCGGCAGAAGCAGCTCCCAGTACAAATACAACAGAGGCGGCTGCGGCTACGCGGTGAAACCTCGGAGAAAGAAAAAGCGGCCTCCTGCCTTTTGCGGCAACCGGTGACGGCAAGTCACGTTGCAACCCTTCCCAGAAGTCCTCCCGCACTGTCATCTCTGCGCCGGCAAGACGACTGCGGAACAAACCGGTTATTTCATCATTTTCTCTCATATTCAGTATATTCTTTAATTCTTTTTATCAACAAACACTTAGCACGATGCAACTGCGAGGTAGACGAATGCTCTTTGATGTGGAGGATTTCGGCTATTTCCTTGTGCGATTTCTCCTCAAAGACGTATAAGTTGAATACAGTACGGCATCCATCGGGAAGTTCCGCCACGAACGCCATCAGCATTTCTTCGGAAATACGGCCTCCGGTTTCGGCAATGCCTGCTTCATCCGGAATGTCGGGCAATTGTTCCTCATTCACCACCAGTTGGCTGAAACGTTGCTGTTTCCGCAGGTAGTCTATCGCCTGCGTCACCATTACCCTTGTCACCCAGGTACTCAATGCACATTCGCCACGGAAGGTGAAGTGGGTGAAAATTTTGATGAAGCCATCGTGCAATACGTCATGGGCCGCATCGACATCGCCCGTATAGCGGTAACATACCGCCAGCATCTGCTTGGAGTAGAGGGTGTATAATTCCTTTCGGGCGGAATCCTTTCCTGCCCGGCAGCCCTCAATCAGTTCTATCTCATTTTCCAATGTCAGTGCTCGTTTTACGGACGCCTCTTCGCGTCGTTTGTTAGTTAGACGCAGCATTTTTGAAAATGCTGCTGAATTAAATATAAAAAGATGTTAAAGAACGGAGATTACTTATATTTGGCTTTCAATACTTGAATCTGCTTGGCCAGCCTTTCATCCAATTCATCAAATTCATGCCAATACAGAAAACCGGGAACCATGTTGACGTAATTGATAAATTTCTTATACTGCACAAGAAACAAGGCCTGGTCCCGAAGACCGTCGCCACCGTCAAAAACATTCGCCCACTCCCTGGACATGGCAGCACTCATAAGAGCATCTGTTTTCGTTGCATAGTAATCACTGACATCCTTTTGTTTCCTGCCCAACTCAAAATAAGTCTGCAATACATCCTGCAACATACGTTTGTCCGGTATATACTGCATCAATGAAGAACCTTTCAGCACATCCAGCGCATCTGTCCTATAAGAAAATTCATCCATATTATTGAAAAACTTGCCATACTTCCACAGAGTATCTGTCGGTATCTTGGATACATCCATATCATGTTCCCTCAACAACAGACTCATGTGTATGTCAATATCCAACAAGTGCTTTATATTACGGAGCTCCTGCCTATTATATTCCAACTCTTCCGTTACCAACTGCATCGTAGCACGCACTTCCTTTTGGCGGGCATTCTCGGTAATCCGGTCATTTCCCCAGAAAGTGACAATGATGCCCGCAGCCACAATACTGAACTGGCGGAAATAATCACCTATGCGCCAACTTTTTATCTTATGGTTCAACCTGTTAAAGCTTGTCTTTCCCATATCTTTTCATTCTAAATGATACTTTTTCTCAAGCGCTTGTATTGCCTCGTCTATACGTTTTCCCACACGTTCTACATAGTCCGGCGTAAAATAGTTCCGCGCTACCCTGACAAAGTTCCGTACCGACCTGTCCGACAAGTAAATATCCCACGCCTCATATCCTCCACGATTTATCTGGTCCGTCTGTTCATCAGTCAATGCCAAATGGAAAGGAACCATAATTTCGTCCTT
This genomic window contains:
- a CDS encoding DUF4943 family protein, with translation MKTLYNKLHIFGQTMLLVFFTLSVLSLSSCSKETLDYNHPDVDLFVKQLKAGKYSTQSPDGLSNMPKFTSEDIEELLKYAEDLTVIPSFPLAPVSYSAGGKLRLGECILWTVETIRLGNNASMGCKMVHTDAENYEGIYFLSDEEVLDAASRYRRWWETRKYPRTMWTIDPCYDEPLCGSGYMWW
- a CDS encoding RNA polymerase sigma factor; the encoded protein is MLRLTNKRREEASVKRALTLENEIELIEGCRAGKDSARKELYTLYSKQMLAVCYRYTGDVDAAHDVLHDGFIKIFTHFTFRGECALSTWVTRVMVTQAIDYLRKQQRFSQLVVNEEQLPDIPDEAGIAETGGRISEEMLMAFVAELPDGCRTVFNLYVFEEKSHKEIAEILHIKEHSSTSQLHRAKCLLIKRIKEYTEYERK
- a CDS encoding NAD(P)H-dependent flavin oxidoreductase, whose translation is MNRVTSLFGIRYPIIQGGMVWCSGWRLAAAVSNAGGLGLLGAGSMHPETLREHIRKCREATHHAFGVNIPLMYPQIEEIMQIVADEGVKIVFTSAGSPKKWTGWLHERGITVVHVVSSSRFAVKAEEAGVDAIVAEGFEAGGHNGREETTTLCLIPAVRAVTTLPLIAAGGIATGEAMLAARVLGAEGVQIGTRFALTAESSANEVFKDYCLHLEEGDTRLLLKKLAPVRLVRNNFRSAVEAAEAVGASEEELRILLGRGRAKRGIFEGDLEEGELEIGQVSALLHGKGVQSVASVMQELVEESRRAWERMQELDF
- a CDS encoding porin family protein, which translates into the protein MRENDEITGLFRSRLAGAEMTVREDFWEGLQRDLPSPVAAKGRRPLFLSPRFHRVAAAASVVFVLGAASAAFWYFSPKEEIKEAFTQVAAMTPEGNLNGDVVQESFPSIHQANPMAQKSGTQHPANGIPAGLTAQADEDESMSVHVSIRITQRVYGNQQQPGNGYYSNGTPAGNGNYHSNPGHKDADIDRMLPSSEEEPAKSVAVSPSKPRNWALKAGIGTSLPKGNFHMPFTVGVSVERCLNKHFSLEAGLQYNCLDGDHTLHTLGIPVRLNMMLASTPKVDFYAMVGGAAEKCIAGAPDNGFGAEPVQLSVAAGVGVRYKMNNRFALFAEPSVSHHFDTDSQTRTLRTERPTNLNLLCGVRMTY
- a CDS encoding DUF4858 domain-containing protein: MKRFILVMGLLCAVAFPCYAQNWTPQDSLRLNRLLKGEGEVKLNPEVLQELEMNNSLGTPKAVMDKSWMDFDNSLPVMPKAPEKKVVLTLRPYTANTKYNWDPIYQKKIKVDKDTWRGDEFYALKILMIPTNWAKHPFDAGPRETVEQIEATGLRYRVTERANNMAVGGWQGASGGGISGLDLMTPFTREFWNFKGRKRRARTLEVLKAYGDSITVLEQQ